Genomic DNA from Thermodesulfobacteriota bacterium:
CGGGCTTCTTGACACCCCCCGGGCGCGCCTCTAACGTTACGGTTCGTCCATCTTCCGACGCGGCTCGTGCCGCCGCCCTTAGAGATGCAGATCATCGAACACTCCCAACTCGCCCCCCGGCAGTTCGAGCGCTCGGTTGTAACGGTGGGGAACTTCGACGGCGTACACCTGGGCCACCAGGCACTGCTGCGACGGGTGGTCCAGAGAGCCCGGGAGCGCGATGCGGTGTCCGTGGTGTATACCTTCCATCCCCACCCCCTGCGGGTCTTGAACCCGGCCTTTTGCCCCCCGCTCCTCACCGCGTTCGAAGATCGGGCGGCCCGGATCGCCTCCCAGGGGGTCGACGCCCTGGTCTGGGCGCGGTTCGACCGGGAGTACGCGGGCCAGGAGCCCGAGGAGTTTGCCCGGCGCACCCTGGCGGGAAGCCTGGGGGCGGTGGAGGTCTGGGTGGGACCCGATTTTGCCTTCGGCAGGGGGCGTCGCGGTTCCGTGGAGTTCCTCCGCCGGGCAGGCCGGGAGCTGGGGTTCGCCCTGGAGGTGCTCCCGGCGTTCGGGCTGGACGGGGAGGCGGTCTCCTCGACGCGCATTCGCCAGGCCGTGGCCGAGGCGGATTTCGAGGCGGCCCAGCGCCTGCTGGGGCGCCCCTATGCCTTGCACGGGCCCGTGGTGCGGGGCGCGGGCCGAGGCCGGGGCCTGGGGTTTCCCACGGCCAACGTCCTGGTTCGGGAGGAGTGCCTGCCCCCCCCCGGGGTTTACGCCGCCTGGGCCTGCTGGGGAGAGATCTGCCGGCCGGCCGCCCTCAACATCGGGCCCAATCCCACCTTCGGTGCCGCGGAAACGACCGTGGAGGCCTACCTGCTGGACTTCGGGGGAGATCTCTACGGCACCGAGCTGGAGCTTCGGCCCCTGGCCGCGCTGCGCCGGGAGATCGCCTTTCGGACGCCGGCCGACCTGGTCCGGCAGATCGCCGCGGACGTGGAGGAGACCCGCCGCCTCCTGGGCCTCCAGCCAGACCACGCGAGCGAGGGCGGGGGGTCATGAGGGGAACACCCCACCCTGGATTCCCCTCGGTCCGCACCCGCCTCTTCGGTCTCGTCGGCCACCCCGTTTCCCACAGCCTGTCCCCCGCCATGCAGAATGCGGGCTTTCGCGCCGCCGGCATCGATGCCGCCTACGCAGCCTTTGACGTGCCCGCCGAGGGGCTCCCCGCCGCCCTGGCCGGGGCCCGGGCCCTGGGCTTCGGGGGTCTCAACGTGACCGTTCCCCACAAGGAAGGGGCCCTGGCCCTAGCCGCGGAAGCCGATCCGGTGGCCGCCCTTGCCGGAGCCGCGAATACCCTGGTGCCCGTTGCGGCGGGATGGAGGGCGTGCAACACCGACGTGGACGGGTTCCTCTCGGCGATTCGCGAAGGCCTGGACATGGACCCGGCCGGCCGTCGCTGCCTCGTCCTGGGTGCCGGTGGGTCGGCCCGGGCCGTGGCGGTGGCGCTCGTTCGGGCGGGGGCTCAAGAAATCTTCGTGGCCAACCGAAACGAGGAGCGTGCCGAGGGTCTGGTTCGGGAACTGCGCCAGCGGTGCGGCACCGAGCGCGTGGCAAGAGTCGCTCTGGAGGCGGCTCCCCAGCGGCTCGGCCCGGAGGGGCTCCTGGTGAGCGCCACTCCCCTGGGGCTGTCCGAGTCGGGCCGGTGGCCCTGGGACCTGGCCCGCTTTGACCCCGGCACGGCGGCGTTCGACCTGGCCTATCGAGCCGGGGGCGAAACCCAGCTGGTGGTGCAGGCCCGGGCCAGGGGACTGCGGGCGGCTTCCGGCCTGGCGATGCTCCTCCACCAGGGCGCCCTGGCGTTCGCCCTGTGGACGGGCAGGCCGGCGCCCCTGGCTGCCATGAGGCGGGGACTACTGCAGATCTGAACGGCCGTCCGCCGGAAGGTGGACCTTCCGCGGCGCCGCGCTGCATACCGAGGTGACCATGTCGAAGAAACTGGGGGAGCTCCTGATCCGAGAGAACCGCCTGGCACCGGCCGACCTCCAGCGGGCCAAGGACGAGCAAAGAAAGAACGGGGGGAGGCTGGGTGAGGCCCTCGTGCGTCTGGGCATCCTCAAGGAGCAGGAGCTCGTCAACATCCACTCCAAGCAGTACGGAATCCCCGCCGTCAACCTGGAGAGCTTCGACATCGATCCCGAGGTCACGAAGCTCATCCCCGAGGACCTCGTCCAGAAGTACCGGGTGATGCCCATCAACCGGGTGGGTTCCACCCTGATCGTGGCGGTCGAGGATCCTTCAAATATGTTCGCGGTGGACGACATCAAGTTCATCACCGGGTACAACGTGGAGGTGGTCGTAGCGGCACCGTCGGCCATCAAGGCGGCCATCGACAAGAACTACGACTCGTCTGCGACCCTGCTGGACGTGATGAGCAACTTTGACCTGGACGATCTCGAAGTCGTGCACTCGTCCGATGACATCAACGTCGCCGACCTCGAGAGGGCCGTCGACGAAGCCCCGGTCGTGAAGCTCGTGAACCTCATCTTGTCCGACGCCATCAAGAAGGGCGCCAGCGACATCCACATCGAGCCCTACGAGAAGAGCTTTCGGGTTCGGCTGCGCATCGACGGTCTCCTGTACGAGGAGATGAAGCCGCCGATGAAGCTCAAGAACGCCATGACGAGCCGCATCAAGATCATGGCCAACCTCGACATCGCCGAGCGCCGGCTCCCCCAGGACGGCCGCATCAAGCTCAAGATCTCCAAAGACAAGGACATGGATTTCCGCGTCTCGGTGCTCCCGACGCTCTTTGGCGAGAAGATCGTGTTGCGGCTCCTGGACAAATCCAACTTGCAGCTCGACATGACCAAGCTCGGGTTCGAGACCCCCGCCCTCAAGGACTTCAAGGACGCCATCCACAAGCCCTACGGCATGGTGCTCGTCACCGGTCCGACCGGCTCGGGCAAGACCACGACTCTGTACTCCGCCCTGGCCGAGCTCAACACGATGGACACCAATATCTCCACCGCGGAAGATCCGGTGGAGTTCAACCTGATGGGCATCAACCAGGTGCAGATGCACGACGAGATCGGCCTGAACTTCGCCGCTTCGCTTCGGAGCTTCCTGCGCCAGGATCCGGACATCATCATGGTGGGCGAGATCCGCGATTTCGAGACGGCGGAGATCGCCATCAAGGCGGCTCTTACGGGCCACCTGGTGCTCTCCACGCTACACACCAACGACGCCCCAAGCACCGTGAACCGCCTCCTCAACATGGGGGTGGAGCCGTTCCTGGTGGCCTCGTCCACCAATCTCATCCTGGCCCAGCGACTGGCCCGCCGGATCTGCAACAACTGCAAGGAGAAGGTGGAGATTCCCGCCCAGGCCCTCCTCGATATCGGGGTGCCCGCCGCCGAGGTGGGCACCTTCCCTTGCTACAAGGGCACGGGGTGCGCCGAGTGCAGCGACACCGGGTATCGGGGGCGGGTCGCCCTCTACGAGGTCATGCCCATCGGGGACGAGCTCAAGGAACTCATCCTGAGCGGGGCCTCCTCCATGGAGCTCAAGGCGGCGGCCATCCAGCAGGGGATGAAGTCCCTGCGCATGAGCGGCATTACCAAGCTCAAGGAAGGTGTCACCACCGTGTCCGAGGTGGTGCGTTGCAGCGTAAAGGATTGACCTGCGCGCGGCCGCGCCCCGCGGCCGCCGGAACTGGGAGGGTGCCGTGATCGGCCTGCATCAGCTCTTGAAGACCATGATCGAGCGGGGGGCTTCGGATCTCCACATCACCACGGGCTCGGCGCCCCAGGTGCGCATCGACGGCCGCCTGGTGCCCCTGGACCTGCCCGCCCTCGGTCCGGCGGACTCCAAGCGGCTGTGCTACTCGGTGCTCACCGACGCCCAGAAGCACCGCTTCGAGGAGGAGAACGAGCTCGACCTGTCCTTCGGGGTGAAGGACCTCTCCCGCTTCCGCGCCAACATCTTCATGCAGCGGGGCGCAGTGGCGGGGGCCTTCCGAGCCATCCCCTTCAAGATCCTCACCTTCGAGGAGCTGGGCCTTCCGGCGGTGGCCGACGAGATCGCCAACAAGCCCCGCGGGCTGGTGCTCGTCACGGGCCCCACCGGCTCCGGCAAGTCCACCACGCTCGCGGCCATGATCGACAAGATCAACACCGAGCGCCGCGAGCACATCGTGACCATCGAGGATCCC
This window encodes:
- a CDS encoding bifunctional riboflavin kinase/FAD synthetase, coding for MPPPLEMQIIEHSQLAPRQFERSVVTVGNFDGVHLGHQALLRRVVQRARERDAVSVVYTFHPHPLRVLNPAFCPPLLTAFEDRAARIASQGVDALVWARFDREYAGQEPEEFARRTLAGSLGAVEVWVGPDFAFGRGRRGSVEFLRRAGRELGFALEVLPAFGLDGEAVSSTRIRQAVAEADFEAAQRLLGRPYALHGPVVRGAGRGRGLGFPTANVLVREECLPPPGVYAAWACWGEICRPAALNIGPNPTFGAAETTVEAYLLDFGGDLYGTELELRPLAALRREIAFRTPADLVRQIAADVEETRRLLGLQPDHASEGGGS
- the aroE gene encoding shikimate dehydrogenase, whose translation is MRGTPHPGFPSVRTRLFGLVGHPVSHSLSPAMQNAGFRAAGIDAAYAAFDVPAEGLPAALAGARALGFGGLNVTVPHKEGALALAAEADPVAALAGAANTLVPVAAGWRACNTDVDGFLSAIREGLDMDPAGRRCLVLGAGGSARAVAVALVRAGAQEIFVANRNEERAEGLVRELRQRCGTERVARVALEAAPQRLGPEGLLVSATPLGLSESGRWPWDLARFDPGTAAFDLAYRAGGETQLVVQARARGLRAASGLAMLLHQGALAFALWTGRPAPLAAMRRGLLQI
- the pilB gene encoding type IV-A pilus assembly ATPase PilB, with translation MSKKLGELLIRENRLAPADLQRAKDEQRKNGGRLGEALVRLGILKEQELVNIHSKQYGIPAVNLESFDIDPEVTKLIPEDLVQKYRVMPINRVGSTLIVAVEDPSNMFAVDDIKFITGYNVEVVVAAPSAIKAAIDKNYDSSATLLDVMSNFDLDDLEVVHSSDDINVADLERAVDEAPVVKLVNLILSDAIKKGASDIHIEPYEKSFRVRLRIDGLLYEEMKPPMKLKNAMTSRIKIMANLDIAERRLPQDGRIKLKISKDKDMDFRVSVLPTLFGEKIVLRLLDKSNLQLDMTKLGFETPALKDFKDAIHKPYGMVLVTGPTGSGKTTTLYSALAELNTMDTNISTAEDPVEFNLMGINQVQMHDEIGLNFAASLRSFLRQDPDIIMVGEIRDFETAEIAIKAALTGHLVLSTLHTNDAPSTVNRLLNMGVEPFLVASSTNLILAQRLARRICNNCKEKVEIPAQALLDIGVPAAEVGTFPCYKGTGCAECSDTGYRGRVALYEVMPIGDELKELILSGASSMELKAAAIQQGMKSLRMSGITKLKEGVTTVSEVVRCSVKD